Genomic DNA from Pelosinus sp. UFO1:
GTGTATAATAAAAGATTTTGCCTGTTCTTGTGCGATACGTATGCGCATGGTAAATATGGGCCTTGTACCTGGATGTTCTGTAGAAGTTATGAATAGCGTCAACGGCACGTTATTGGTGAAGGTTGGTCAGTCTAGAATTATGTTAGAAAACTGTCTAGCACATCAAATTCACGTACATTAAAAAAAATATAATACAACTGAGAATGATAATTGGTTTCATGAAAATGTCTTGATAAAGGGGAATGATGATGGTAGGCAAAAAGGTAACAGTAGCACTGGTTGGTAACCCGAATTCAGGTAAAACCACCATTTTTAATAATTTAACAGGGGGACGTCAA
This window encodes:
- a CDS encoding FeoA family protein, with product MPLVFARIGQKCIIKDFACSCAIRMRMVNMGLVPGCSVEVMNSVNGTLLVKVGQSRIMLENCLAHQIHVH